The following proteins are encoded in a genomic region of Arachis ipaensis cultivar K30076 chromosome B02, Araip1.1, whole genome shotgun sequence:
- the LOC107627169 gene encoding protein FAR1-RELATED SEQUENCE 1-like isoform X1, protein MFKDVQMEFGKKAYCNIRAVNEQGDSAWVKVEQEILAYEKTRYVTYNVHFGHSTHEVRCECNLFESAGVLCCHCLVVLSSYKVNKVPSCYVLCRWSKKIKCKHTYIKISHDVRCSNESHNLFRGLCAHFYNVAQEFVNGDDEAAMLHAALDDARAKLVDYRTKMQNKVVADAHTSIAIEISSVVATGDIQGPSKVTTKGQPKGKRLGYEMEKSIKKSMQRKWKSSGQVSIVINLKLHL, encoded by the coding sequence ATGTTTAAGGATGTCCAAATGGAGTTTGGCAAGAAGGCTTATTGCAATATTCGTGCCGTTAATGAACAGGGTGACTCGGCCTGGGTAAAAGTGGAACAGGAAATACTAGCCTATGAGAAGACCCGGTATGTTACGTACAATGTCCATTTCGGCCATTCGACTCACGAGGTTCGATGTGAGTGCAACTTGTTCGAGAGTGCAGGTGTGTTGTGTTGCCACTGTCTTGTAGTGCTTTCATCTTACAAAGTGAATAAAGTGCCTTCATGTTATGTTCTTTGTCGTTGgagcaagaaaataaagtgcAAGCACACTTATATTAAGATTAGCCACGATGTGAGATGTTCAAATGAGAGCCACAACTTATTCAGAGGGTTGTGTGCACACTTCTACAACGTTGCACAGGAATTTGTGAATGGAGATGATGAAGCAGCCATGTTGCATGCTGCTCTGGACGATGCAAGGGCCAAGCTAGTTGATTACCGTACCAAGATGCAGAATAAAGTTGTTGCTGATGCACACACTAGCATCGCCATAGAGATTTCCTCTGTGGTGGCCACAGGGGACATTCAAGGCCCATCAAAGGTAACTACAAAGGGTCAGCCAAAAGGTAAAAGACTCGGATATGAGATGGAAAAGTCTATCAAGAAATCCATGCAGAGAAAGTGGAAGAGTTCAGGCCAGGTAAGTATCGTAATTAATTTAAAGCTTCACCTTTAG
- the LOC107627169 gene encoding protein FAR1-RELATED SEQUENCE 6-like isoform X2 produces MGTAPHGIITDQCRSMFGAIRKVIPNTRHRWCIWHITKKIPYKLGGYDRFNELNAKLKHIIWNSQSVEGFEDGWAEFIEEFDLHHNKWLSDLFDDRRMWMPIFFKGQFWASMRSTQKSESMHSFFGGYLHCKTSLVQFVHEYDNVLENKEQKELENDAADSKGLIPCATSSAIER; encoded by the exons ATGGGAACTGCACCACATGGTATCATCACAGACCAGTGCAGGTCCATGTTTGGTGCAATTAGGAAGGTCATACCCAATACACGCCACCGTTGGTGCATATGGCATATAACGAAAAAGATACCGTATAAGCTCGGTGGTTATGATAGGTTCAACGAGTTGAATGCCAAGCTGAAGCACATTATATGGAACTCTCAGTCGGTTGAGGGTTTCGAGGATGGTTGGGCTGAATTCATTGAGGAGTTCGACCTACATCACAATAAATGGCTATCAG ACCTATTTGATGACCGACGCATGTGGATGCCGATCTTTTTCAAGGGTCAATTTTGGGCTTCTATGAGGAGTACGCAAAAGAGTGAGAGTATGCACTCATTCTTTGGTGGATACTTACATTGCAAGACTAGCTTGGTTCAGTTCGTCCATGAGTACGACAATGTGCTTGAAAACAAGGAGCAGAAGGAACTAGAGAACGATGCTGCAGACTCAAAAGGATTAATCCCATGTGCAACTAGCTCAGCCATCGAGCGATAA